The sequence CGCGGACCGCTACCGCCAGGTGCGCGTGGCCCTGAACCGCATGGCGCGCGAAATCGGCTCCGCGTACGTGAGCGACCGGTACGACTTGAAGCGCTTCCGCGACCAGAACGACCGGCCCACCAACTTCATCGGCGAGCGGGACAAGCTCCTGTTCACCACGTTCGCCCATCAGCGCCTGTACACGGACGTGAAGGAGTCCGACCAGGCGGTGGTGGAGTACTTCGTGGAGGCGTCCTCGGACCGCGAGGCGCGCGGGCGCCTGGACCTCAAGCGCCGCGTCAACTCCAACGTGGATGACCGCATGGACCGCGGCGGCACCACGGACACCCTCTTCGAGGGCGTGAAGGGGCTGGAGTTCGCGTTCTGGGATTCGGAGAAGAAGCAGTGGGACGACGAGTGGGACACGCGGCGCACGGAGAAGAAGAGCATCCTGCCCACCCGCGTGCGCATCACCGTCACGGCCGTGGACGAGTCCGGGAAGGAAGCCCGTTACGTCACCCAGGCCCGAATCATGCTCAACACGGAGCTCCCGAGGTACTGATGTCACGCTCCTTCTTCAAACAGACTTCGAGGCGCCGCCGCGCGGCGAGCGCGACCTCCGCGGCGGGCGGCAAGCGCGAGCGTGGCGTGGCGCTCATCATCGCCATCGTCTCCATCGCCATCCTCACGGTGATTGCCACCGAGTTCGCGTACAACAGCAGGGTGGACCTGCAGCTCGCGGCCAACCAGCGGGACGAGGTGCGCGCCTACTACATGGCGCGCTCGGGCATCGCCCTGTCGCGGCTGCTCCTGCGCTTCCAGAAGCAGGTGGACCAGACGCCCATCCCCAACCCGGCGTCCATCCTCGCGCAGTTCGGCATTGGCGGCACGCAGCAGCCCGGCCAGCAGACGCCGCAGCCGACCTCGCTCAACATCCAGCTCTACAAGATGGCGCGCGTGGACTGCCACATGCTCAAGGGGCTGGTGAAGAGCGAGGGCGGTGGTGAGGGCAGCGAGACGTCTCCGCTGAAGCCGGCGGAGGACGACCCGAAGTTCAAGATGGATGACAAGGACGCGGACCCGGCCTCGCGCGAGGTGGCGGCGCAGATGACGAAGCGCTCCTTCGGCGGCTTCGAGGGCTGCTTCCTCGCCACGATTACGGACGAGGAGGAGAAGCTCAACGTCCACCGCCTGATGGCGGGCGCCGGCGACGCGTACCCCACCATGCTGCGCATGCTGGACATGTTCGAGGACAAGCGCTTCGAGTTCCTCTGGGAGCGCGACGACGCGAACAAGGTCCGCAGCAAGCCGGAAGACGTGGTGATTGCCATCAAGGACTGGGCGGACGACGACACGACGGGCTCGGCCCTCAACCGGGTGGATGCGACCAACCCCATGCCCACCGGCTTCTCCGACGAGGGCGCGAACTACAGCCGCTACGAGCCCTCCTACCAGCCGAAGAACGCGCGCTTCGACAGCCTCGACGAGCTGTACCGGGTGCACGGCGTCAACGACCAGTTCATGGCCGCGTTCCGCGACAGGCTCACGGTGTACCCGGACATCAACCGCCGGCCGAACATCAACACGGACGACCCGGTGATGATGGGCCTGGCCATCATGTCGGTGGCGGACCCGGCGCACCCGGACCCGCGCCTGAAGGACCCGGTGTTCCTCAACGAGCTCATCACCCGCGTGCGCTCCGCGCGCATGTTCAGCTTCTTCGGCATGTCGGTGCAGGACTTCGTCGCCGTCGTCGAGTCAGCGGGAGTCCCCGTCAATCCGGCCGTGAAGTCCAACGTGGCGGGCAACCGCCTCATCGGCGACAAGAGTCAGACGTTCACCATCAAATCCGTGGGAGAGGCGGGCAGCGTGCAGAAGACGCTCACCGCCGTCGTGCGCCTGGACGACACGCTGGGACGCCTCCTGTACTGGAGAGAGGAATAGCATGGCCCGCATTCTTGGCCTGGACCTCGGCAGCCACTCCGTGAAGGGCGTGGTGCTGGAGTCCAAGACGAAGGGACACGGAGTCCGGGGGTTCGCCGAGGTCCGGCGCGCCACCGAGGGCGAGCGCGCGGACACGCTGCGCGCCGCGGTGCAGGAGCTGCTCGGTCAGCTCCCGCCGGGGCACGCGGACCAGGTCGTCATCGCCCTGCCCGGCCCGTCCCTCATCACCCACGCGCTCAGCCTGCCGTTCTCCGACGGCAAGCGAATCGAAGCCACGCTCCCCTTCGAGGTGGGCAGCCAGCTGCCCTTCGACATCTCCGAGGTGGTCTACGACTACCAGGTGGTGGCGCAGAAGGACACGGAGGGCAGCAAGGACAAGGCGGCGGACCTGCTCGTGGGCGTGGTGCGCAAGGAGGAGCTCCAGTCGCTGCTGGCGCTGCTCACCGAGCTGAAGCTGGACCCGCGCATCGTCACGCACCCGGGGCTCGCCTACCAGAACCTGCTCCAGCAGTACCCGGGCCTCTTCGAGGGCCAGGGCGAGGGCGGCGCGGTGGCGGTGGTGGACATCGGCCACGAGCGCACCTCGGTGTCCTTCGGCAAGCCGGGCACGGGCGTGCTCTTCGCGCGCACCTTCGCGGGTGGCGGCAGGGACTTGTCCAAGGCGCTGGCCACCGAGTTCCAGACGTCCCTCGCCGAGGCGCACCACTGGAAGGAGCAGCACGGGGCCATGGCCAGCGCGGCGCAGGGCCCGGACGCGGAGCGCGCGGCGGCGGCCTTCGTGCGCGGCCTGCAGCCGGTGCTGCGCGAATTGCGCCCCACGCTCAAGGCCTTCACCGCCCGCACCCGCCAGCAGGTGGGCGCGGTGGTGCTGTGCGGCGGCAGCGCGCGCATGCCGGGCCTCGCCGAGCAGCTCTCGCGTGACTTGAACCTTCCGGTGCGCGTGCTCGCGCTGCCCGCGGACACGGCGGAGGCCATCCCCGCGGCGGCGCAGCCGGCGGCGGCGCAGTCCTTCGCGCTCGCGCTGCGCGGCAACGCGACGGGCACGAAGGCGCCTCGCTTCAACTTCCGCCGGGGCGACCTCGCCTTCAAGGGCGACTTCGACTACATGAAGGACAAGCTGGGGCTGCTGGCCGCGTTCGCGGTCACGCTCTTCCTGCTCGTCATCGCCTTCGGCGTGGTGCGCAACACGGTGCTGTCCCGCCGCGAGGCGGAGGTGGATGCCGTGCTGTGTGACACCACCCAGCGCATCCTCGGCCGCTGCGAGAAGGACTACAACCGCGCGCTCAGCATGTTGAAGGGCGTGGAGAGCCCGGCGGCGGCGCTGCCGCGCATGACGGCCGTGAATCTGCTCGCGGAAGTCACGCAGCGCGTGCCGGAGAGCGTGCCGGTGAAGTTCGACCGGATTCAAATCGACCTGGACCGGGTCATCCTCCAGGGTGAGACGGACTCCTCGAAGCAGGTGGACACGCTGTCCAACGCGCTCAAGGGCCACGCCTGCTTCAAGGACGTGAAGCAGGGCAAGGTGGAGCGCACGCGCGAGGGCAACAAGGTGACGTTCCGCCTGGACGTCCAGGTCCAGTGCCCCGGCGACACGGGCGGGGAGAGCTAGTCATGGCCAAGGCTTCTGAAATCTTCGCGCCGGTGACGGCGTGGTTCGAGCGGCTGAGCGAGCGCGAGCGGCGCATGGTGTCCATCGCCGGCGCGGCGCTGATGGCGTTCATCGTCTTCGCGGTGGTGGTGGGCTTCTCCAACAGCGCGTCCGGCTACCGCAAGCGCACGCAGGACAAGATGGCGAAGCTGCAGGAGGTGCAGGCGCTCGCGTCCAGCTACCGCGAGGCGCAGGCGGCCCGGCAGAACGTGGAGCAGCAGCTCACGTCCAACAACGTGCAGCTCATCAGCTACATCGAGGACAAGGCCACCGCGGCCGGCCTCCAGGTGCCCAACATGACGCCCAAGGGAGACCTGGGCGTCGGTGACGGCAAGATTATCGAGAGCTCCGTGGAGCTGACCTTCACGGACGTGGACCTGCGCAAGCTGACGGACTTCCTGCGCACGGTGGAGAGCGGACCGGGCGTGGTGAAGGTGAAGTACCTGCGCATCGAGCCGCGGCCCGCCTCGGACACGCTGACCGCGTGGACCACCGTCGCCACCTACCGGATGAAGCAATAAGCCATGCCTCCTGAGAACAAGCCCGCCCGTTGGAAGGTGTTCCTCGGCTACGCCGCGTTCGCGGTGGTGGCCTTCATCCTCTGCCTGTTCCTCACCTTCCCGTATGACGCGGTCCGCTCCTGGCTCGTCACGCACGCGGCGCAGGGAGGCCTGGCCGTGCGCATCGGCTCGCTGCGTCCGGGGCTGGCGGGCATCACCGCCACCCAGGTGCGCGTGAGCAAGCCGCCGCAGCCGCTCAGCCCCGAGGTGGTGTCCGCGCTGGCCAGCGGCGAGGGCAACGTGCCCGGCGCGATGGAACTGGGTGACGCGCTGGTGTTCGACTCGGTGGCGGCGCGCCCCACCCTCTTCCCGCCCGGCGTGGCCGTGCGCGCGAATGC comes from Pyxidicoccus parkwaysis and encodes:
- a CDS encoding type II secretion system protein GspJ → MKRRMRGFTLMEVMVAVAITALMGTVVAMAFQTGITAKETVETDADRYRQVRVALNRMAREIGSAYVSDRYDLKRFRDQNDRPTNFIGERDKLLFTTFAHQRLYTDVKESDQAVVEYFVEASSDREARGRLDLKRRVNSNVDDRMDRGGTTDTLFEGVKGLEFAFWDSEKKQWDDEWDTRRTEKKSILPTRVRITVTAVDESGKEARYVTQARIMLNTELPRY
- a CDS encoding general secretion pathway protein GspK, producing MSRSFFKQTSRRRRAASATSAAGGKRERGVALIIAIVSIAILTVIATEFAYNSRVDLQLAANQRDEVRAYYMARSGIALSRLLLRFQKQVDQTPIPNPASILAQFGIGGTQQPGQQTPQPTSLNIQLYKMARVDCHMLKGLVKSEGGGEGSETSPLKPAEDDPKFKMDDKDADPASREVAAQMTKRSFGGFEGCFLATITDEEEKLNVHRLMAGAGDAYPTMLRMLDMFEDKRFEFLWERDDANKVRSKPEDVVIAIKDWADDDTTGSALNRVDATNPMPTGFSDEGANYSRYEPSYQPKNARFDSLDELYRVHGVNDQFMAAFRDRLTVYPDINRRPNINTDDPVMMGLAIMSVADPAHPDPRLKDPVFLNELITRVRSARMFSFFGMSVQDFVAVVESAGVPVNPAVKSNVAGNRLIGDKSQTFTIKSVGEAGSVQKTLTAVVRLDDTLGRLLYWREE
- the pilM gene encoding pilus assembly protein PilM, which gives rise to MARILGLDLGSHSVKGVVLESKTKGHGVRGFAEVRRATEGERADTLRAAVQELLGQLPPGHADQVVIALPGPSLITHALSLPFSDGKRIEATLPFEVGSQLPFDISEVVYDYQVVAQKDTEGSKDKAADLLVGVVRKEELQSLLALLTELKLDPRIVTHPGLAYQNLLQQYPGLFEGQGEGGAVAVVDIGHERTSVSFGKPGTGVLFARTFAGGGRDLSKALATEFQTSLAEAHHWKEQHGAMASAAQGPDAERAAAAFVRGLQPVLRELRPTLKAFTARTRQQVGAVVLCGGSARMPGLAEQLSRDLNLPVRVLALPADTAEAIPAAAQPAAAQSFALALRGNATGTKAPRFNFRRGDLAFKGDFDYMKDKLGLLAAFAVTLFLLVIAFGVVRNTVLSRREAEVDAVLCDTTQRILGRCEKDYNRALSMLKGVESPAAALPRMTAVNLLAEVTQRVPESVPVKFDRIQIDLDRVILQGETDSSKQVDTLSNALKGHACFKDVKQGKVERTREGNKVTFRLDVQVQCPGDTGGES
- the gspM gene encoding type II secretion system protein GspM, which gives rise to MAKASEIFAPVTAWFERLSERERRMVSIAGAALMAFIVFAVVVGFSNSASGYRKRTQDKMAKLQEVQALASSYREAQAARQNVEQQLTSNNVQLISYIEDKATAAGLQVPNMTPKGDLGVGDGKIIESSVELTFTDVDLRKLTDFLRTVESGPGVVKVKYLRIEPRPASDTLTAWTTVATYRMKQ